One window of Amaranthus tricolor cultivar Red isolate AtriRed21 chromosome 11, ASM2621246v1, whole genome shotgun sequence genomic DNA carries:
- the LOC130826780 gene encoding uncharacterized protein LOC130826780 — MAAMATTMSNTFAILPLKAISSHNNFPLFFPTNSCSTTSLTKFAFQWNSTQPASSAATIRNKNNFLCSSVDTSNQCVTVIDNDDDDCKDCESEALDLEFENEIQLYSFNPLPIFLLAALPGADTVKSVFGPFVELVKSWNLPDWLVHWGHPGNMAVVLFAMGGYGTYLGFRIRFSDDVEEKAKAKDLHPKLLGGMFFFFALGATGGVTSLLTSDRPIFESPHAVTGFIGLALLTLQTILPSLFEGNPGLRNVHGILGSGIMTLFLVHAALGLQLGLSY, encoded by the exons ATGGCAGCAATGGCAACAACAATGTCGAATACCTTTGCGATATTGCCACTCAAAGCTATTTCCAGTCACAATAATTTTCCATTGTTTTTTCCTACTAACTCTTGTTCTACAACTTCACTCACTAAATTCGCATTTCAATGGAACTCTACTCAACCTGCTTCCTCTGCTGCTACTATTCGAAACAAAAACAACTTCCTCTGTTCTTCTGTTGACACTTCCAATCAGTGCGTAACTGTAATTGATAACGATGACGATGATTGTAAGGATTGTGAATCTGAAGCATTGGATTTAGAGTTTGAGAACGAAATTCAACTATATTCTTTCAATCCTTTGCCTATCTTCCTCTTAGCTGCTCTTCCTGGAG CGGATACAGTGAAGTCTGTATTTGGACCCTTTGTGGAGTTGGTTAAATCATGGAACCTTCCAGATTGGCTTGTTCATTGGGGTCATCCTGGAAATATG GCAGTGGTGCTTTTCGCTATGGGTGGATATGGTACATATTTGGGCTTCCGCATTCGATTCTCAGATGATGTG GAAGAAAAGGCTAAAGCTAAAGACTTGCACCCAAAACTGCTAGGAGGCATGTTTTTCTTCTTTGCTCTTGGGGCAACTGGGGGCGTCACATCTTTGCTCACCTCTGACAGACCGATCTTCGAGAG CCCTCATGCTGTTACCGGCTTCATCGGCCTCGCTCTTTTAACCTTACAAACCATCTTACCTTCTTTATTTGAG GGGAATCCTGGGCTGAGGAATGTTCATGGCATCTTAGGCAGTGGAATCATGACGCTCTTCCTTGTTCATGCCGCCTTAGGACTCCAACTCGGGTTGAGTTACTAG